Proteins co-encoded in one Medicago truncatula cultivar Jemalong A17 chromosome 8, MtrunA17r5.0-ANR, whole genome shotgun sequence genomic window:
- the LOC25501018 gene encoding LOB domain-containing protein 19, whose product MDYCGGKIGGSDQRGGGPCGACKFLRRKCVKGCIFAPYFDSDQGTVHFAAVHKVFGASNASKLLMRIPAHKRLDAVVTLCYEALARARDPVYGCVAHIFALQQQVMSLQAELTYVQATLATMQRLPISLAPSLPNPQSSSPSFHSSSDHVGTNADMHSASNMSMHFDPHQPLSSLDLSSFFNQSDQQLDDDELQALAREFVSRYLPGVRFQPSNSH is encoded by the exons ATGGATTACTGTGGAGGAAAGATTGGTGGAAGTGATCAAAGAGGTGGTGGGCCTTGTGGTGCTTGCAAGTTTTTGAGGAGAAAGTGTGTAAAAGGTTGCATATTTGCACCATATTTTGATTCAGACCAAGGAACGGTTCATTTTGCAGCAGTTCATAAAGTGTTTGGTGCTAGTAATGCCTCTAAGTTACTCATGCGTATTCCAGCTCATAAACGTCTTGATGCTGTTGTTACTCTTTGCTATGAAGCTCTTGCTAGGGCTAGAGACCCTGTTTATGGTTGTGTTGCTCACATCTTTGCACTTCAACAACag GTTATGAGCTTGCAGGCAGAGTTAACCTATGTTCAAGCCACTCTTGCGACAATGCAGCGCCTCCCAATCTCACTCGCTCCATCGCTTCCAAACCCTCAAAGCTCTTCACCAAGTTTTCACTCCTCCTCGGATCACGTGGGAACAAATGCAGACATGCACAGTGCCTCTAACATGTCCATGCATTTTGATCCTCATCAGCCACTTTCATCATTGGACTTGAGCAGCTTCTTCAATCAATCAGATCAACaacttgatgatgatgaactccaagcTTTGGCTCGAGAATTTGTCTCTAGGTACTTGCCTGGAGTAAGATTTCAGCCATCTAATTCTCACTAA